From the Mammaliicoccus sciuri genome, the window AATTCGACTTTAACAAAGGTTTCAAATTCTCAACATATGCAACATGGTGGATTCGTCAAGCAATTACTAGAGCGATTGCTGACCAAGCACGTACAATCCGTATCCCAGTTCATATGGTTGAAACGATCAATAAATTGATTCGTGTTCAACGTCAATTATTACAAGATTTAGGTAGAGATCCATCTCCTGAAGAAATTGGTGAAGAAATGGATTTACCACCAGAAAAAGTTCGTGAAATTCTGAAAATTGCTCAAGAACCAGTGTCATTAGAAACGCCTATTGGTGAAGAAGATGACAGTCACTTAGGCGACTTTATTGAAGACCAAGATGCACAAAGTCCATCTGATCACGCTGCATATGAATTACTTAAAGAGCAATTAGAAGATGTATTAGATACATTAACTGACAGAGAAGAAAATGTATTAAGATTAAGATTTGGTCTTGATGATGGTAGAACAAGAACTCTTGAAGAAGTTGGTAAAGTATTTGGTGTTACAAGAGAACGTATTCGTCAAATTGAAGCGAAGGCATTGCGCAAGTTAAGACATCCATCAAGAAGTAAGCGTTTGAAAGATTTTATGGATTAAACATGAAAAGTTTATATTAATCCCAAAAAGCCTTTGACAATGCCTTGTTTTAATATAAAATATAATTGTATGAAGGTTTAACAAAAGGGAGGTTGTATGAATGAATCGTAATCCTGTTATCCCGTTTATTCTGATTTTACTACTCGGAGTAGGATTAATATTCTTCATGTCAGCACATGGTGCTAACAAAGAGGAAGAAAAAGAAGGCGGTGGCGGTGCTAAAACTGAAAAGTTTGATGCAGCTACATTCGCTAAGGACAATTGTACAAGTTGTCATGGACAAAATCTTGAAGGTGGAATGGGACCTAAATTAGCTGGAAGCAAAAAAGGTGCCGATGAAATGAAAAAAATCATTCGTAATGGTAAAGGTTCAATGCCTGCACATGACGAAGCTACTATTTCAAATAAAGATTTAGACACACTTGTCAAGTACTTAAAAGATGGCGCTAAATAACACAAAAAAATCTTTTGCTATTGCAAAAGATTTTTTTAATGAAAGGGAAAAATAATGATCCAAATAAATAAACGTTTAATGAAGGTAAGTGAATATTTAAATCATCATAAATTAGCAGATATCGGTTCCGATCATGCATATTTACCTATATACGCAATTCAAAATGGATTAATTAAAGAAGCGATTGCTGGAGAAGTTGTCAAAGGACCTTTTCTTGCTGCTCAAAAGAATACTAAATTATATGGTATGAACGACCTTATTGAAGTTAAACTGGGTGACGGTTTAGAAGTAGTAGACGAGACGATTGATGCGATTACAATTTGTGGCATGGGTGGTCCATTAATTGCACAAATTATTGAAGAAGGAAAGCATAAGTTAACAGGGCATCCTGATTTAATTTTACAAGCTAATATTCATGCGTTGCCAATTAGAAAAGTATTACAAAGCATTGGTTATCAAATCGTTGATGAACAACTCATAAAAGATAAAAAACATATATATGAAATCATAGTGGCTAAAAAAGGTGAGATGGACCTAAATGAATTAGAATTAAAATTTGGTCCTAAATTATTAGCCAATAAAAATGATTTATTCCATGAAAAATGGCAAAGAGAATTAGAATCGCTTAATAAAATTAGTAAACAATTAGAATATCACGAAGATAAAAATAGGTATAATGAAATTAATCAACAAATACTTCAAATAAAAGAGGTGCTTTAATGATTATTCAAGAGCTATTACAAGAAATTGATAAACAAGTCCCATTTTCTACGAGTGAATCTTGGGATAATGTTGGTTTATTAATTGGTTCAGAAAAAAGTGAAGTGAACGGTGTATTAACAACATTAGATTGTACGTTAGAAGTTGTAGAAGAAGCCATTCAAAACAATATCAATACGATCATTGCACATCATCCACTTATTTTTAAAGGTGTTAAAAATATTACGGATAAAAGCTATGGTCCTATTATTCGTAAATTGATTCAGCATGACATCAATTTGATTGCACTCCATACAAATCTTGATGTACATCCTAAAGGTGTTAGTTACATGATTGGGCAACAAATAGGATTAGATAATATGAAAGTATTGGAAGAACAACAAGAGTCCTATTATAAAGTACAAATATTCTTACCTGATAAAGATGTTGAAGCTATGAAAGCTGCATTTAATGACCATCATTTAGCTCAAACAGAAGAATACAGCGAAGTATTTTTCCAGTCTCAAGGTAAAGGACAATTTAAACCGAGTGCATCAGCAAATCCACATCTTGGACAAGCTGATAAGACTGAGACTGTTTATGAAACGAAACTAGAATTAATGGTTGATGAGAAAGATTTAGCACTTGCTAAAGAACTGATTATTCAAACACACCCATATGAAGAACCTGTTTATGATTTCATCAAAATGTCTAGAACATCTTCTGTAGGCTTAGGAATTATCGGAGAATTAAATGAAACGCAATCAGTAAATGAATTTGTGCAAAACTATAAACAAAAGCTCGCTATTCCAGCAGTTAGATTTATAGGAGACCAATCAACGCAAATTAAACGCGTCGCAATTGTTGGTGGTGCTGGTATTGAATATGCAAATTTAGCTAAAGCACAACAAGCTGATTTATTTATTACTGGAGACGTTAAACATCACGAAGCATTAGATGCACTAATGGACGGTATAAACGTCTTAGATGTTAATCATTATAGTGAGTATGTTATGAAAGAAGGATTAAAGTCATTATTAGAAGAATGGACAAATGGAACGATTAAAGTGTTAACATCTTCTATTAATACAGATCCTTATCAATATATGATGTGAACCCAAATATTTGAACTAAACAAATCAAAATATTGGGGTGCATTCTAATGAGGAAAAAATATGAATTTAAATTCAAACTAAAACTTGTAAAAGAATATTTAGAAGGACATCAAAGTTATAGAACAATTGCTTTAAAATATGGTATTTCAAGTTGGTCTGTCCTTCGGATTTGGGTCAATCAATATAAAGAGTTTGGAGAAGAAGGTTTAGAAATAAAAAGTAGAAATACTGTTTATACTAGCGAATTTAAATTATCTGTTTTAAAATTTAGACAAGAAAATATGTTGTCTTATCAAGATACTGCGAATCACTTTAGAATTATTAATCCTATTATCATTGCCAATTGGCAACATCAATTTGATGAAAAGTGTCGTCTTGATATAGATAATAAACAAAAGGGACGATCTCACACTATGACTAAAAAACGATCTAAATCAGATAATAAAAATTTACCTTTAAATGAAAATGAACGTGAAGAACTTGAAAGACTTAGAAATGAAAATGAGACGTTAAAGGCAGGTATAGCTTATCAAAAAAAGTTACAAGCCTTGACCGACATTTACGGAAGCAAAAATCAGAAATAGTAAAGGTCATTAAGGAACTAAATGAAACATATAATATACGATTAAGTATCTTATTTAAAGTCGCTCAAATAGCTAAATCTGTATACTATTATTGGATAAATAAATTTAGTAAAGCTGATAAAGATGAAACATTGATTCAAGTAATAAAAGAAATATGTGAAGAATCAAACCATACCTATGGTTATCGTCGTGTTACACAAGCACTAAGAAATAGAGGTCTTATCGTAAATCATAAAAAAGTACTAAGAATTATGAAAGAACATAATCTAACTTGTACAAAGTTCACACATAGAGGTCGTAAGTATCGTTCCTTTAAAGGTAAAGTTGGTAAAGTAGCTCAAAATATATTAAATCGTAGATTTAAAACAAGTCTCCCATTTCAAAAAGTCGTAACAGATATTACAGAGTTCAAATTAATGAATGGTCAGAAATTATATTTATCACCTTTTATGGACTTATATAGTTCAGAGATTATCAGCTTTAAAATCTCAAGTCGTCCTACATTAGATATAGTCATCAATCCATTAAAAGAAATGATAAAGCGTCGTCCAAACCTAGATCATCGTTTAACGATTCATTCAGATCAAGGCTGGCATTATCAACATTCACAATACACTAGATTATTAAAAGACCATAAAATATTTCAGAGTATGTCTAGAAAAGGTAATTGTCTAGATAATTCAGTTATGGAAAACTTTTTTGGGTTACTTAAACAAGAAATGTATTATGGCCAAGAATTTAAAGATTTTCAGGACCTTGAACAAGCTATTCATCGATATATCGATTTTTATAATAACGAAAGAATCAAATCAAAATTAAAAGGCTTATCTCCCAAAAATTACAGGAGACAAACCTTTGAAATAATATACTAATTAAGGTTTAGATTTTTGGGTTCAGTACAATATGTAAAAAACTGCCGAGTCAATTCGGCAGTTTTTTTAGTCCATTATTTTAACGGGTTTAGGCTTTTTAATTTTAGGTAATATTTTTTCAACAGGTACATTACTTGTTAATTTTATGTCACGCGCTTCTGTCGGGTCATAATTTTTAATATAATCAATGACTTCTTTAACGATAGGTGTTGGTGTTGAAGCACCTGCCGTTACAGCTACACTTTCGATGTCTTGTAGCCATTCTAATTTTAATTCACTCAAATCAGCGATTCGATATGCGTTTGTATGTGCAATTTCTTTAGATACTTGGGCTAATCTATTTGAATTATTACTTTTAGGATCTCCAACGACAATGAGTAAATCTGCTTGATCTGCTTGTGTGGCAACAGCTTCTTGTCTAACTTGTGTTGCTAAACAAATTTCTTCATGTACTTCAATATGAGGATATTTAACTTTTAATTCATCAATAAGATGTTTAACATCCCATTGTGACATTGTTGTTTGATTCGTTACGATGAGTTTTTGGTTCATTAATTCTTCTGGCAAGGCATCGATATCTTCTAAAGTTTGAACGAGATGAACGATATCAGGTGCCACACCAACTGCGCCTTCTGGTTCTGGATGTCCTTTTTTACCAATATAGATGACGTGATAGCCATTTGATTTAACGTCACGTATTAACTGATGTGTATTATCTACATCTGGACATGTCGCATCTATACAAACGAGTCCTTTTTCTTTTGCACGTCTTTTGACTTCAGGTGAAACACCATGTGCAGTAAATATAACGGTACCTTCATCAATTTGTTCTAAAATCTTTAATCTGTTCGGACCATCTAAAGTAATAATGCCATCAGATTCAAAGGCATCAGTCACATGTTTATTATGAACAATCATGCCAAGTATATAAATGGGTCTTGGAAGTGACTTATCTAAAGATGCATTTCTAGCAATAACCATAGCGTCTACAACACCGTAACAATAGCCTCTAGGGGTAATCTTTATAATTTCCATAAATTGCCCTCCTTATTAATGTCTATTATAACAACACACAAGTCTTAAAGAAACTAAATAAAAATTCAAAATAAATCTTTTAGCCTATCATAAAGTGCGCATTTACTATATAATGTATGAAGTGAAAAAGAAACGAGGAGGGTCGCTTATGTCTAAGCATCCGTTTGAACATTTTCAACTTGAAAATGAATTAGTAGAGGCCGTTAAAGATTTACATTTTAACCAGCCAACAGAAATACAGCGAAGAGTTATACCCAAAATTAAAAAAGGATCTAATATAATAGGACAATCTCAAACTGGTACAGGGAAATCACACGCATTTCTACTGCCATTATTTGATAAAATCGACGTCGATATAAAAGAACCACAAGTGATTATTTTGGCACCAACAAGAGAATTAGCAAAGCAATTATATGATGCAGCATCACATTTAACTCAATTTAAAAAAGGTGTAAAAGTTAGCCTATACATTGGTGGAACAGATAAATCAAGAGATATTGATAAATCAAAAAACACACCACATGTAGTTGTAGGTACACCGAATAGAATCGATGATATGGCTGTAGAGCGTGCTTTAGATTTACATCTAGCGAAGTCAGTAGTTGTAGATGAAGCAGATTTAATGATTGATTTAGGATTTATGCCTAAAGTAGATAGAATTGCGAGTAGATTAGATGAAAACGCACAAATTTCAGTATTTAGTGCAACGATTCCTAAAGCATTACATCCATTCTTAAATAAATATTTAAGTAATCCTGAATTTGTTGAAATTGAAACAGCATCATCTAACAAAGACAATATCGACTTTTACTTAATACCGACTAAAGGTGTTGAGAAAAAAGAGAAAGTCTTAAAAGTTATGAATGTGATTAATCCTTATTTAGCAATCATATTTGCTAATAGCCGTGATAGAGCAGATGAATTAGTTGCGTATTTATCAGAAGAAGGCTATAAAGTAGGGGTAATCCATGGTGGTTTATCACCTAGAGAAAGAACACAACAAATGAAACGTATTAAACAATTAGACTTTGAATTTGTTGTCGCAAGTGATTTAGCATCACGTGGTATTGATATTGAAGGTGTAAGTCACGTTATCAACTATGATTTACCTAAAGAAATAGACTTCTTTACACATAGAGTTGGTCGTACAGGTCGTGGTGATTATAAAGGTATCTCAATCACTTTATATACACCTGATGAAGATGATTTAATTACACAAATTGAGAAGCATAATTACAAGTTTAAACATGTCGATATTAAAAACGATGAATTTGTAGAAATTAAAGATCGTCAAAAGCGTACGAAACGTGTTAAAAAAGAAGATAATATTGAAAAATCACTAAAACAAAAAATTAAACGAAACAATAAAAATAAAGTAAAACCTGGCTATAAGAAGAAATTTAAACGAGAATTAGATGAGTTGAAATTTAAAGAGAAGAAAGCTCATTCTAAGAGAACGAAAAGACAAAGTAGAAAAGGATAGGTGTCAAATATGTTAATTGGATCACACGTTTCGATGAGTGGTAAGAAGATGCTATTACAAGCAGCAGAAGAAGCGGCAAGTTATAATGCTTCAACATTTATGATTTATACAGGTGCTCCACAAAACACAAGACGTAAAAAAATTGAAGATTTAAATATTGAAAATGGTAAAGCAGCAATGAAAGAATATGGTTTATCTAACATTGTTGTGCATGCACCATATATCATCAATATTGCAAATACAACTAAACCAGAAGTATTTAACCTAGGTGTTGAATTCTTACAATCAGAAATAGAACGTACTGAAGCATTAGGTGCTAAAGACATCGTTCTTCATCCAGGTGCTCATGTTGGTGCTGGTGAAGAAAAAGGTATTCCAAAAATTATTGAAGGTTTAAATGAAGTATTAACAAATAATAATGATGTACGTATCGCATTGGAAACAATGGCAGGTAAAGGTTCTGAATGTGGTAAAACATTCGAAGAACTTGCACAAATCATTGATGGTGTTAACCATAATGAAAGATTATCTGTATGTTTCGATACTTGTCATACAAATGATGCTGGTTACAACGTTAAAGAAGACTTTGATGGCGTATTAAATGAGTTTGATAAAATCGTTGGTATCGATCGTATAAAAGTACTTCACGTCAACGACAGTAAGAATCCACAAGGTGCAAGAAAAGATAGACATGAAAATATTGGCTTTGGATCAATTGGTTATGATGCATTGCACTATATCGTCAATCATGATGCATTTAAAGAAGTACCTAAAATTTTAGAAACACCATATGTTGGTGATGACAAAAAGAACAAAAAACCACCATATAAATATGAAATCGAAATGATTAAAAATGGTACATTTGATCCAGATTTAAAAGAAAAAATCTTTAACCAATAACATTATTTAAGAATGCTAATTCAATTAGCATTCTTTTTTGTTCGTAAACATTACTATTTACATTTTTTCATATTCATTGTATAGTATTCTATTGACGAGGTGATGAAGATGGAAAAAGAAACACCGATTTTCGAGTTAAAAGATATCAGTTATAGCTATCCAAATAAATTGGCACTTAGCCATATAAATATACAAATTTATAAAGGAGATTTCTTGGCAATAGTTGGCCCAAATGGCTCTGGGAAATCGACTTTACTGAAACTCATATTAGGCTTATTACCTTTACAAAAAGGTGATATCTTAATAAGTGGTAAAAAAATTAATCAATATAAATCTTGGGAAAAAATTAGTTACGTATCACAAAAGTCCAACGCTTTTAGCTCTGGTTTCCCAGCGACAGTAAAAGAAGTTGTCATGAGTGGCTTAACTAAAAATAAAAGTCTTTTCAAATGGTTTAATAAAGAAGATGCTGCACAAGTAGATGCCATATTAGAACGATTAAATATAAGTGGTCTTAAGAATGAAAATATTGCACAGTTGTCAGGTGGTCAACAGCAAAGAACGTTTATTGCTAGAGCATTAATTTCTAAACCGAGTATTTTAATATTAGATGAACCTACTGTAGGTATTGATGCAAGACACGTTTCAGAATTTTATCAATTACTGACGCAATTAAAACAAGAAGGGATTACAATCATTCTTGTAACGCATGATATTGGTGTTGTAGCTGATACGGCAAGTAAAGTAGCTTGCTTAAATCAACATATACATTTCCATGGTACAAGTGAGTCATTTAAATCATTAGATGAAGTCTCAATATCTAAAATCTATGGACATCCCGTACAATTTGTCGATCATCAACATGATCGTGACTGTTGTGCACATGAAGAAGTTGAAGAATTAGTACAAAGTTAACGTGAACATAATAAATATATAGATTTTAAATAAGGAGATTGGATATGTCAGTTGAAATGAGAGATAGATTTATGCTCCTGAATGAAGGAGTGTTATATCGTGATTGATGCGTTTTTAAATTTTGATTTTATAAGATACTCATTTATAAGTGGTATCTTAGTAGGATTGATTGCACCTTTAATAGGGGCATTTATTGTAGTTAGAAGACTATCGCTCATTGCGGATGCACTAAGCCATGTGACGTTAGGTGGTATATCAATGGGACTGTTCTTAATGAGTGTTAGTCCATTGTTTGCTACTATAAATCCGATATGGTTTGGTATTATTTTTTCAATAGCAGGTGCGTTATTAATAGAACAATTAAGAACTGAATATAAACATTACCAAGAAATCGCGATACCCATTATCATGAGCGGTGGTATAGGTATTAGTGTTATATTTATTTCTTTAGCGAATGGATTTAATCAAGATTTATTTGGATATTTATTCGGTTCAATTAGTGCCGTAAATTTAAGTGATTTATTTACTATTATCGTCATTACATTAATTGTTTTAATCTTTGTTATGTTATTGTACAAATCATTATTTGTATTATCATTCGATGAAGAATACTCAAAAGTTATTGGTATGCCAAAATGGATCCAATTATTATTTATTGTCATTGTCGCACTTGTTATTTCAGCTTCAATGAGAGTCGTTGGTATCTTGTTAGTGAGTAGTTTAATGACATTGCCAGTCGCTACAAGTATGAGATTAGCTAAAGGGTTTAAACAGTTAATCGCATTAAGTATTTTATTCGGTGAAATCTCAGTAGTACTAGGATTGATATTATCCTTCTATTTGAATATTTCACCAGGAGGTATTATAGTAGGATTATTAATTATTGAATTACTTGCTAGCATAGCGTATAGTAAAGTACTGATTAAAAAAGGAGGCTATCATCTTGAAAGTAGAGGAAGCCATTCAAATATTGAAAAATGATGGACATAAGTACACAAATAAACGCCGTGATATCATCTCATTATTTGTAAATGAAGATAAATACATCACAGCTAAATATATTCAAGAAGCATTGAAAGACGATTATAATGGATTATCTTTCGATACAATTTATCGTAATTTATACTTATTTAAAGACTTGAATATTATCGAAAGTACTGAAATAGACGGCGAAATGAAATTTAGAATTGCATGTCAAAATCACCATCATCATCATTTTATTTGTGAATCATGTGGTACAACAAAAGTAATAGACTTTTGCCCAATGGATTCTATAAAACAACAATTACCAAATGTAGAAATAGCATCACATAAATTAGAAGTATACGGTAAATGTGAGCAATGCAAAACAGTATAAGAAGTGAGGAATGGTAGCTTGAGGAGCTACCATTTTTTTATTTGTGAAATTAAAACCATACGCTATGCGTATGGTACAGTATGGTTTCACCGTTGTATTAAAAAATGCATCTCTACATGCTAGAATAATATTTGGTCAGCCAACCAAAATTAACAACACGAGGAGATGCATTAAATGTCATCAGACACAAACAGTTTAGCACATACAAAATGGAATTGTAAGTACCACATTGTGTTTGCACCAAAATATCGTAGACAAATTATTTATGGGAAAATTAAAAGAGATATTGGTATTATTTTAAGACAATTGTGTGAAAGAAAAGGTGTAGAAATAATAGAAGCTGAAGCATGTAAAGATCATATTCATATGTTAGTTAGCATTCCACCAAAGTTAAGTGTTTCTCAATTTGTAGGTTATTTAAAAGGTAAGAGGAGCTTAATGATATTTGATAGACATGCCCATTTAAGTATAGATATGGTAACAGAAAATTTTGGTGTAAAGGATTTTATGTAGATACAGTTGGTAGAAATAAAAAAGTGATAGAAAATTATATAAGAAATCAATTACAAGAGGATATAGTAGCAGAACAGTTAACAATGATAGAGTACATAGATCCTTTTACTGGGGAAGAAACTCGAAAGAAGAAAAAATAAAACAACCCTTTTAAGGGTTGCTGGGAAAGTAGTACATTTGGCTGATCTTCTCAGTGCCCTTTTAGGGCTGGTCAGTAATAGAGGCTTATAGCCGCAGAACAAACCACCCGTTAAACGGGTGGTTTTGATTTTGTAGGAATATAGGTAGTATTGAATATGGGCTAACGATCAAGACTCGCAAACAAGATCGTTAGAAATTCTAACGTTCAAGAAAATAAAACAAGATCGTTAGCCGCCCACTTTAATCAGTCAATACACGAAAAAACCTGGTCCATCTCATATATGGGCCAGGTTTTAACTATATTCGATTAAGTAACGTTGATACTTCATGCCAATTTTTAATTCTATATATACCATTTTGTAAATCTTTCTGGTTATAAGGTGTGTCAAACAAGAAAACAGGGATATTTAAATAGTGATTGATATCTTCTGCGTTATCTAATTTATCTTCGAAGAAAATATCGATATTCTGTTCTTTTGTTATTTCTAATTTATTATGACTACCTGTTAATGTAATTTGATCAAATGGTATATGGTGTGATTGAAACCATTCTTTCGTAATATCTTCTAAATAATGATGTCTTGCACTTATATAATAAAGTTCGTAGTCATCTTTTAATTGATTCAAAATGTCTCTTGCGCCCTCTGCAACAGGGGAGTGTTGGTATATATGTGATTCATTATTTTTAAACCAATTCAGCATTTCTTCTTCTTTACAGTTTAAGACATTTGCTAAATTGTATTCTGTAATATCTTCATATTTAAGTTGTTGATTAAAATCTCTTTGTAAATAGGGTACAAATGTTTTTGGACATGTAACAGTTCCGTCAATATCTATACCTAATCTTGGCTTTTGATTCATAAAAATTCACCTTTTTACTTTATGCTTTTTAAGCTTCTTTATTTTGTTCCATTTCAATTGCTAATTTATCTATCTCTTTTTTTAATTCTTCAACCATTGTTTTTTCAGGTACTTTACGAACGGTTTTACCTTTCATAAATAGTAATCCTTCGCCACGTGCACCAGCAATACCGATATCTGCTTCTCTTGCTTCTCCAGGACCGTTAACTGCACAACCTAGTACAGCTACTTTTAATGGGACTTGAAGGTTTGAAATATATTCTTCTACTTCATTAGCTATAGAAATTAAATCAATTTCTATTCGTCCACATGTAGGGCAAGCAATTAATGTAGCAGCATTACTCGCTAAACCAAATGCTTTAAGCAAAGATTTCGCTACTTTAACTTCTTCGACTGGATCAGCTGATAAAGAAATTCTACACGTATTTCCAATTCCTAAGCTTAGTATAGCGCCTAATCCTGCAGACGATTTAACCGTTCCATTAAATAGTGTGCCACTTTCTGTTATACCTAAATGTAGTGGATAGTCAAAAGCTTGTGCTGCTTTCGTATATGCTTCAATAGCTAAATTTACGTCACTTGCTTTCATTGATACGATAATGTCATGAAAATCTAAATCTTCGAGTATTTTTATATGATGTAATGCACTTTCGACCATACCATCAGCAGTAGGGTAGCCATATTTTTTAATAATATGTTTTTCTAATGATCCAGCATTAACACCAATTCTAATAGGAATACCTTTTTCTTTACATGCTTTGACAACTGCTTCAACTTTTTCTCGTCTACCAATGTTTCCTGGATTGATTCGAATCTTATCTGCGCCATTTTCAATTGCAATTAAAGCTAATTTATAATTGAAATGAATATCTACAACTAAAGGGATATTAATTTGTGCTTTAATATCTTTAATTGCATATGCGTCTTCTTCATTTGGACAAGCTACTCTAACAATTTGGCAACCAGCTTCTTCTAATCGTTTAATTTCAGCTACAGTTGCGTCAACATCATATGTTTTTGTAGTCGTCATA encodes:
- a CDS encoding IS3 family transposase, with amino-acid sequence MKELNETYNIRLSILFKVAQIAKSVYYYWINKFSKADKDETLIQVIKEICEESNHTYGYRRVTQALRNRGLIVNHKKVLRIMKEHNLTCTKFTHRGRKYRSFKGKVGKVAQNILNRRFKTSLPFQKVVTDITEFKLMNGQKLYLSPFMDLYSSEIISFKISSRPTLDIVINPLKEMIKRRPNLDHRLTIHSDQGWHYQHSQYTRLLKDHKIFQSMSRKGNCLDNSVMENFFGLLKQEMYYGQEFKDFQDLEQAIHRYIDFYNNERIKSKLKGLSPKNYRRQTFEIIY
- a CDS encoding 4-hydroxy-3-methylbut-2-enyl diphosphate reductase encodes the protein MEIIKITPRGYCYGVVDAMVIARNASLDKSLPRPIYILGMIVHNKHVTDAFESDGIITLDGPNRLKILEQIDEGTVIFTAHGVSPEVKRRAKEKGLVCIDATCPDVDNTHQLIRDVKSNGYHVIYIGKKGHPEPEGAVGVAPDIVHLVQTLEDIDALPEELMNQKLIVTNQTTMSQWDVKHLIDELKVKYPHIEVHEEICLATQVRQEAVATQADQADLLIVVGDPKSNNSNRLAQVSKEIAHTNAYRIADLSELKLEWLQDIESVAVTAGASTPTPIVKEVIDYIKNYDPTEARDIKLTSNVPVEKILPKIKKPKPVKIMD
- a CDS encoding Nif3-like dinuclear metal center hexameric protein, with protein sequence MIIQELLQEIDKQVPFSTSESWDNVGLLIGSEKSEVNGVLTTLDCTLEVVEEAIQNNINTIIAHHPLIFKGVKNITDKSYGPIIRKLIQHDINLIALHTNLDVHPKGVSYMIGQQIGLDNMKVLEEQQESYYKVQIFLPDKDVEAMKAAFNDHHLAQTEEYSEVFFQSQGKGQFKPSASANPHLGQADKTETVYETKLELMVDEKDLALAKELIIQTHPYEEPVYDFIKMSRTSSVGLGIIGELNETQSVNEFVQNYKQKLAIPAVRFIGDQSTQIKRVAIVGGAGIEYANLAKAQQADLFITGDVKHHEALDALMDGINVLDVNHYSEYVMKEGLKSLLEEWTNGTIKVLTSSINTDPYQYMM
- a CDS encoding DEAD/DEAH box helicase, translated to MSKHPFEHFQLENELVEAVKDLHFNQPTEIQRRVIPKIKKGSNIIGQSQTGTGKSHAFLLPLFDKIDVDIKEPQVIILAPTRELAKQLYDAASHLTQFKKGVKVSLYIGGTDKSRDIDKSKNTPHVVVGTPNRIDDMAVERALDLHLAKSVVVDEADLMIDLGFMPKVDRIASRLDENAQISVFSATIPKALHPFLNKYLSNPEFVEIETASSNKDNIDFYLIPTKGVEKKEKVLKVMNVINPYLAIIFANSRDRADELVAYLSEEGYKVGVIHGGLSPRERTQQMKRIKQLDFEFVVASDLASRGIDIEGVSHVINYDLPKEIDFFTHRVGRTGRGDYKGISITLYTPDEDDLITQIEKHNYKFKHVDIKNDEFVEIKDRQKRTKRVKKEDNIEKSLKQKIKRNNKNKVKPGYKKKFKRELDELKFKEKKAHSKRTKRQSRKG
- a CDS encoding metal ABC transporter ATP-binding protein; the protein is MEKETPIFELKDISYSYPNKLALSHINIQIYKGDFLAIVGPNGSGKSTLLKLILGLLPLQKGDILISGKKINQYKSWEKISYVSQKSNAFSSGFPATVKEVVMSGLTKNKSLFKWFNKEDAAQVDAILERLNISGLKNENIAQLSGGQQQRTFIARALISKPSILILDEPTVGIDARHVSEFYQLLTQLKQEGITIILVTHDIGVVADTASKVACLNQHIHFHGTSESFKSLDEVSISKIYGHPVQFVDHQHDRDCCAHEEVEELVQS
- a CDS encoding tRNA (adenine(22)-N(1))-methyltransferase, coding for MIQINKRLMKVSEYLNHHKLADIGSDHAYLPIYAIQNGLIKEAIAGEVVKGPFLAAQKNTKLYGMNDLIEVKLGDGLEVVDETIDAITICGMGGPLIAQIIEEGKHKLTGHPDLILQANIHALPIRKVLQSIGYQIVDEQLIKDKKHIYEIIVAKKGEMDLNELELKFGPKLLANKNDLFHEKWQRELESLNKISKQLEYHEDKNRYNEINQQILQIKEVL
- the rpoD gene encoding RNA polymerase sigma factor RpoD, with protein sequence MSDKELNKINSANNEEVLTIEQVKHQLIEQGKKAGHLSHEEIADKLQNFEMDPDQMDDFFDLINENEINLINEKDSSDTNDKLNLNDLSAPPGVKINDPVRMYLKEIGRVNLLTAQEEIELAKRIEQGDEIAKSRLAEANLRLVVSIAKRYVGRGMLFLDLIQEGNMGLIKAVEKFDFNKGFKFSTYATWWIRQAITRAIADQARTIRIPVHMVETINKLIRVQRQLLQDLGRDPSPEEIGEEMDLPPEKVREILKIAQEPVSLETPIGEEDDSHLGDFIEDQDAQSPSDHAAYELLKEQLEDVLDTLTDREENVLRLRFGLDDGRTRTLEEVGKVFGVTRERIRQIEAKALRKLRHPSRSKRLKDFMD
- a CDS encoding deoxyribonuclease IV encodes the protein MLIGSHVSMSGKKMLLQAAEEAASYNASTFMIYTGAPQNTRRKKIEDLNIENGKAAMKEYGLSNIVVHAPYIINIANTTKPEVFNLGVEFLQSEIERTEALGAKDIVLHPGAHVGAGEEKGIPKIIEGLNEVLTNNNDVRIALETMAGKGSECGKTFEELAQIIDGVNHNERLSVCFDTCHTNDAGYNVKEDFDGVLNEFDKIVGIDRIKVLHVNDSKNPQGARKDRHENIGFGSIGYDALHYIVNHDAFKEVPKILETPYVGDDKKNKKPPYKYEIEMIKNGTFDPDLKEKIFNQ
- a CDS encoding transposase — protein: MRKKYEFKFKLKLVKEYLEGHQSYRTIALKYGISSWSVLRIWVNQYKEFGEEGLEIKSRNTVYTSEFKLSVLKFRQENMLSYQDTANHFRIINPIIIANWQHQFDEKCRLDIDNKQKGRSHTMTKKRSKSDNKNLPLNENEREELERLRNENETLKAGIAYQKKLQALTDIYGSKNQK
- a CDS encoding c-type cytochrome; this translates as MNRNPVIPFILILLLGVGLIFFMSAHGANKEEEKEGGGGAKTEKFDAATFAKDNCTSCHGQNLEGGMGPKLAGSKKGADEMKKIIRNGKGSMPAHDEATISNKDLDTLVKYLKDGAK